A stretch of DNA from Rattus rattus isolate New Zealand chromosome 18, Rrattus_CSIRO_v1, whole genome shotgun sequence:
CTCCGGCCTACCAGGATGGGGTCAATTTAGGCAACCACGCCCCTCCACGCGCCCCTTGAGCTTACGCGCGGGTTTGTGGGTGTTGTAGTCTGCGTGTGCGCGACCTAGAACGCCGGCTGCTGGTTGAACTAGGTACGGGCCTGTGGGACGCAGAGCTGGGGATCCATTCTGAGTGCCTAGGGAGCCACAAGGTGCGGTCCTGTTCCTTCCGGCATCCTGAAGATGAAAGCGGACTGAATTCTATACTGCAGTCCCTGGCGCAACTGCAGAGCTCCGGGCAGGGTTTGCAGCGTGCCGACAGCCTGCGGAGTGAGTGGAAGGCGCATGCGAGGTCTGCTGGGTGGAAGACAGGCAGAAGTCTTTAGGGTGCATAGGTACAGTAGGGTGGGTGTGGGACACGGGCTGGTATCTGTGGGGTGTCAGGGTCCTTGAGTGAATTCTGAGTATAGGCGAGGACCTCAGCGTTAAGAGCTCCGGGGCAAGGGTCTGAGTGCTGGCTGGCATCCTGGGCGCATGGTTGCAGAACCGTCGCGAGGGCAAATTCCCAGGCTGCCTGCTGGGACCTCTGAGCGCCATTTCATTCCTCTGGAAGGGGGTTCTTTTGCCTTCAAAGTATCTTCCTCAGGCCAGGAGTCACCACGTGCGCCTGCCCCAGCGGCTTTAGAGCACATGTTGCCTGCAAGGAAACCCCACTGCCCACGCCCTGTACGTGGCGCGTCTCCAAGCCCCATTGTTTAGCTCAGAGGTTGTAGACACCCGGACAACTCTTTAACAACTTCCCGTTGGAACAGGTGGTATCTGCAACTTGCCCAGATGCCTGTAGCTTCCAGCATCTCTGTGACAGGGATGCCTCCCAAGGCTCAGCCCACATTCCCACTTAAAACTCCCGAGGAGTCTTGGCTAATAGCCTAGGAATAAACCCTATTCTCGCGACTCCTCACCCTGTGAGTGTGCTCACTCCTAACCTGCCTGCCTTCAGTATGCAGGTTCTCAGCAGGCCATAAGGTGGTTGTGGGACTTCTCTCAGTGAGGACAGACTAAAATCCTTAGAGTTGCTCCAGGGAGGCTGGCCATTTGAGCCCAGATAGAGTCAGCACTCAAGTTACCACaatgggaggagggcagtggtgCGTGGTTTTCCCCCTTCCTTAATACAGTCATTACAAGATTAAAAGGAACTTAACCGTTTTAAGATAAAACGAAAAGTGctgttcgtttttttttttttttttttttttttttgatggttggGGGCACCGTGGAAAGAGTTTTGTGAACCATTGTATTCCACACTTATTACCCAACTGTCCCCATCTCTCATGCAGGTGCTAGGCTGGTCAGAAAGAACTGTGtagtgccccctccccccatgccaccaccacctgggcTGTCAAGGATTCCTTTCAGTTGCCTGGCAGAGGTTGCTCTATGCTCAGGGGCATCTGGAGGCCAGGTCCACTGTGATGCCCGCAAGCCATTAGCTTCCTTCCATACTCAGTTTCAACTGTAGTGGACAGGATAACCCCTGAACCCCCAATCTTCCCTTTGGCTGAGTTGAGCTGAGCTGAGCCTAGCTTTGTTAGGAAGAGCAGCCTGGGCTCCGATGTAGAGAAGGAGGGTGTTGTATCAGAGCTGGACATTCTGACTATGTGGGAGTGATGTTACCTCCAGTAGAGTGTCATAAACCGACGAGGGCAGTCTCTGCCTAGGTAACAGCCTGGAGTCCCCTTGGCATTCATTCCTGGAGGTGCTGAGACTCCAGGCTGAAGCCACCTGCCCTGCCCGTGCAAACAAGAGTATGGGCCCCCGTTTCCTTCAGCGACAGTGTGGAAGATAGATTTTGGCTAGGACCCGGGACTCTAGGCCACTATCCTGAGTAGCATATATTCCTCTACCTGGCCTGTGGCCTGCCCAGTGGTCACCGGAGTTGTCAGTTCCAGACCTAGGAGCTCTGAGAAGTGTGTGTTTCTAAACTCTCAACCTCTAGTCCGTTCAATGCACTTTAGCACAACCTGTGTGGGAGGGTGGCAGAGCCATGCCGGCTGCTCTGGAAGTGGGGAAGGCGGTTTCAGAAATGTTTCAAGTTTAAGCAGTGAGGCAGCTGGAGAAGGCCAAAGGGCCTGACAGTTCCTGtctgttcctttctctgtctcccaggtaTGGGGGCATTGGGCTCTTTATTCAGACCCAGGCAGTACCTCCTGGCTTAGATCAGGAAAGAGTCAGAGCTGCTCCCAGGATCTTGGGGTGGAGCTTAGGGATGGAGCTTGTGACTTTACCAAGGCTCAATTCCTAGTTCCCAGGCAACTAGGTTTTTCTGTTGAACGGGTGTGTTTGTGGGGGAAGGCATGAGCTGGGCAGGGGAGATGACTTGGAATATGGTTCCCCCAGGGAATAGGAAGTGCCCATGTGTCCCCTGAGAGCACATACCTCGGGCAAGGCTCCTGGGTCTTGTCCCTGAGATCGCAGAACATTTTGTGATGTAGTAATGGTTCCCTTGAACTAAGTGTGGGCTGGGCGTGTGGGAGGGTGGAGTTTTCCAGCACCTCAGAGCTCAAGCAGGAGTCTATTTCCTGGGCCTTGAGCACTAGCCGAGCCCATCTTAGCACTAGTTAGGGTAGAACAACCTGGCAGTCTTAAATGCCCATGTCATGTTGGCTTCAGGAGTTCTTCACGTGGTCTTTCTAGCTATGGTGGGGGTACCTGTTGAAGGACTGAAGCCAGACCATCTTGCAGACCCCTGGGCAGAGCCCTGATGAATTCTCACTGTGGTATAAAAGTCTAGTTCCCTAGAGGTAGAAATCTGGGGAGCCTTTGAGGCTATACAGATAAGTAAGATAGAGTTTACTCTGTACTGGTGTCTGACGACTCTGTTATCCCCGGATCCCAAGAGACACCAAGTAAAGGTGTTCCTGTTTTCTCCGGGGGTGACCTTTCAGATGAGGGCTAATTCCCGGGGATTCTTAAACCCATACTAGGCACAGAATCCTAGATTTACCTGTATTCCTGGCTACCACATAGCGTGGGGGGTTGCTTTAGTTTGGGCAAACGTGTTTGCCACGGACAAGTGCCAACCTGGCCAGCCCTAGCAGTACATGTTGGGGAAGGACTTAGCACTGCCTGCACCTGCCTCGGCCCCTCTAGAGGGGTCAGTGCCACAGGCTGGGCCCCCCTGAGTGCCGTGTTCTTATCGACTGTTTGTGTAGCTCTGGGGAAGTTTAAGATGAAGCAAAGCGGGGCCAGCTGAGGTGACAGAGCCTGTGTTTGTGTTGTCTCCTGCCAGGCCCCCTGCCtggttgcttgtttccattctcCCGTGAGAATGTGGGTCCTGTCCCAGGCCCCCCGCAGcttcttcccagacattccttccttCTGGACCTCTGGAATTCTGCCCCCTGGCTCACCCTTCCTTGTGGCTTCTAGCAAGCCCACAACCCCCTGCTTCTTCAGGGGCGGCCCTACTGTCACTGTGCTTCTCCCTTGTCACACAAGCAGGGATTAGAGGAAGGGCTCCTGGGCACTTCTCACAGGGAGCACACACACTGAAAGCCCACGGGTCACTTTTCTTTCCTGAATCTCCGTGTTTAATAGGAACTCAGAGAACACCCTCAGTCTCAATATAGGGTTCACGGGCAGAGAGATTGGACTCCCAAAGTTCTTATATCTGGGGAGTTTTCTTTGCCCCTTGCTCAGGGCTTGAGGGTGACTCTAACTTAGCCTGGATTTGCAGACACTTCCTGCAACTGGCTGTAGTGAGGAACAAAGGGGATATCAGGGAGCCTGTTGTAGAGGGGGTCCACCCTTAGCCTCACTAGCGCCTGTATACAGTGTCCAGCCTCTACTCCAGGAGTAGGCACCCCGCTCTATGACAGCTCCCTTTTGGCCTACCGCAATGCCTTAGACACAAGCCTGAACCATGGACCTATGACGTACGTAGAGAGATGTGGATCTGCCCATGAGCCGGAATAACTTGGGGTCCTGATGAGTAGATGCAGCCCCTGCCTTTCTCCTAGCGAGGACGACTGGCAGGACTCACCTGTACCAGAGTAGTCTCTGTCCAGGACGTAATCGTGACAAAAACACGTTGAGCAACTTGGTTCTCACATGCCCCACAGATACTCAAGACTTCCTCTGACTTGCATGGTGTGGGGGTCAGGGGTCAGCAGCTGGATGGGCCATCTGTGGCCGGACTTGACCTACGCTTGGGAGGAGGTCTGTAGTCATCTGAACATCAGATTTACCCCTTCCTCTAGGAGTCCTAGAGAGGACTGTGGGGTCCCTCGGGTCAGGTGCTCTGCCCCGTAACTCTTCTCAGAGCTTGCCTTGCCTTGTCCTTGGTGactctcagttccttcagctCCCCTACCGACTGCCCTTCCCTCCCGTGACTAAGTGTCCCTTAGAGCCACATTCCACTGCCGTGGGGAGGCCGTGAGTCAGATATGTTGTACTCAAAGCCACCCCAACTGACCTCCATGTTGTGTCCTGGTACGCAGCTGGTGTCCTAGCCTAGCAGACCCTCTCACCCCATCAACGCCTAGGGTTCCACTAGATCAGTCGCTCTggacaccagctgagatgagctGTTCTTAAGTCCTGCGTGTCCACAGGCTGACAAGCCCTTAAAATGAATCGGAGGTGCTCCCAAagggaattttattttactacgtagccctggctgtcctggaactcactctgtaagccaggctgacctcgaactcagaaatcagcctgcctctgcttcctgagtgctgggattaaaggcttgcaccgcCTGGCtccaaaactaaaattttaagtgCTGTTTATTTAGTTAACAAAGCGAGACAGTTTGTTAATGGGACTTTGGTTGATAGTTAAACGGGCCTGTGTGGCCGAGACTTTGCTTGAAGACTCCTGGCAGCTAGGCTGACCTCGTCTGAGGGATTAGCCTCCTGTTGGTTCTCAGGTTGGCAAAGTAGGTTGAAGAGTGGGTGTGGGGCCTGCAGCCATTCAAGGCTAACACTAGGTCTCAAGGGAAAGACTGGGAAGGAGTGGTTACCCGTGGGCTCCTTTGCTGACACCAgactctctccttttccttccctccaggTGGAGTGTTATCTTTGCTCACCAGGTCCCATGAGGACCTGGGCAACATGGTGCCCACTGGCCAGGTGGCAGAAAAGCAAGCCTGCGAAGAGCCCAGGCAGGACCGCGAACTTAAGTCCTGGCGATGGCTAGTGTTCTACCTCTGCTTCTTTGGCTTCATGGCACAGTTGCGACCTGGGGAGAGCTTCATCACACCCTACCTCCTGGAACGTAACTTCACCAAGGAGCAGGCATGTTGCTGGGCtgtggggaggttgggggagcagcagcagcagcagcagcagcagcatggggttggggggattCTCGCTCAGTTTAATAATGTGGGCAGCTGAGGCTGTCGGAGACTGGGTTGGATGTGGCTTCGTCTGCCCCTGCTGCACGGAGCCCACAGAGAGCCTTGGCTCTGATTTGTGAACCCAGCCAGATTGAGCATCCCTGGGCACCATAGTAAGGAAACCTGTGCCTGCTTGGGGCCTGAGGAAGAACATAGCTGAAAGAGGGCTGACTTCTACTACCAGATGGGCTCATCAGCTCTCCTGGTGAGAAAAACCACGCCCAGCCATGCCCAGCCACGCCCCACCTTGCTTGGCACCTGTTTCCAGCAGGGACTTAGCTGTTTATGTAAAGAGATTActgaaggcattttcttcttACTCAGGCTGTGGGGACAGAGGGTCCCATTGAAAGTCTGCTAATAAGCTTAAATCCAAGCAGACATGGAGatggtttgttttttgaataaGACAGGGCCGAACAGCCAGGCTCGCCCTGGTTTGTAGCCTCTCTGCATTTGGTGAGCGGGTGCTGTTCACCCTCCctaataaagaaataagtgtGCATAGGAagcttcaataataataataataataataataataataataataataataatagagtcCTTTTCAATTCGCAGCCAGTAGTAATGTTATAGGTGCACAcgaagacccaagttcaagccTCAGCCCTTGCATAAAAAGCTAGCTGTGATGGGGAGGTGGAGGCCCGCAGACTCCTGGGACTCACTTGTCAGACAGTCTAGCCATTGTTCCCCAGGTCTCAGGGACAAACCCTGGCTTGAAAAACAAGTAGATCCCAGCCCCTGAAGGAgggccctctgacctccacacgtgtgcctACACTCGTACACCCTTACACTCACAAActcatgcgcacacgcacacacacacacacgcacgcacagattccagaggctgaggcattCCGCCAAGCCTCACACGTCACTAGGAGACAAGGATCACAGGTTCTGTTCACCAGGCCCAAGGGTGAGTCCTGTGGTCTTAGCCCTTCTGGCTACAAGGGAGGTCGGGAAGCCAGCCGCGTCCCAGGCAGTCTGTTCTTGCTGGGCCTCTGTCTTTACAGCCTATCTTCCTGCCAGGTTTCTGGAGGTTTGACCACATGGATTCAGACTCTTCATATCCAAGGCTTGTGTACAGACTGAGTCACCCAGCCTTCTGGTGGTTCAGTGGGCTGAGCAGCCAACTCCCACGGTTTGgttctgtgcgtgcgtgcgtgcgtgcgtgcgtgtgtatgtgcgcgcatgtgtgtgtgtatgtgtgtggtgtgtgtatgtgtgtgtatgtatatgtgtgtgtctgtgtgtgtatatgtgtgtgtatatgtatgtgtgtgtgcgcgcgcgtgtgtgtgtctgtgcatgtgtgtgtatatatgtgtgtgtgtgtctgtgtgtgtttggttggtttggtttttggtcaGTCTAGGGAATACTTATTTTAGGGAGTTTGTTAGAATCCTTAGGTGTCATGGTATAGGAATATTCCAGAATACTCTTAAGAAGGGTATATGTTGGGTTggagagactgctcttccagaggccctgagttcaaatcccagcaaccacatggtggctcacaaccatctgtaatgagatctgatgccctcttctggtgtgtctgaagacagctatagtgtacttctatagaataaataaacacatctttaaaaaaaaggggggggttggggatttagctcagtggtagagcgcttgcctagcaagcacaaggccctgggttcggtccccagctccgaaaaaaagaaaagaaaagaaaaaaaaaaaaaggatatgtttgtgtttggtttggttcagtttggtttggtttctggtcAGTCTAGGGAATGCTGAATTGTAGGGAGTTTGTTAGAATCCTTAGGTGTAAAGGTATAAGAATATTCCAGAATTCTCTTAAGAAGGGCGTGTATGTGTATCgcgtgtgtgcatttgtctgtctgtctgtctgtctgtctgtcgcaCACCTAGGCATAGCAGACTTTGAGTTACAGTTACAGTTCATCTGGCCTGAATTCCTCTGCTTCATatactgactgactgactgactgactgactgactgactgacttttgTATAGAGTGTGGACTCTGTTGGTGACTTGTGACCTGGACACCGAgttccctccatttctttcctgGATTGGGGGCTCCTGGCGGTCCCAGTGTAGGGCTGCTGTCCTTGAGAATGGTTGCCTTCCTTGTCGCTCTGCAAGACAGGCGCTGGCCAGActagccatcttcccagtcttgCCTTCCCCCGTTCCGAGTTTGTGAAGGTACTCGAGGTCTCTGTCTGCCTGGTTCTTTCCGTTTCAGCTGTGGCTGTTGGGGACCGAGGTGTTTCTGGGATGCTCATGTCCCACACCTCCTCAGGACCCTGTATAGCCATCCTTCCCAGCACTCCCTTAGACCAGGTCCTGCCACGGTTCCTGTATGCCTGTCATGCTGTGTCAGAACAGGCCTCCTATTGTGCTGTCAGCAGCCGATCCGGTGCTCCTAGGGTCAGCTTGGATGCTGCCCCCTTGCCCTGTGCCTTTCTGCATCTAGATCAGGGCTCAGCTCTGTGCTGAACAGCCAATTAGGATCCTCCGACGCCTGGGGATTGTTGGGCAGGGCTGGGCTTAGGTGGCAGGAAGACAGCTTATACCAACCAGTTGGCTACCTGACTGATCCTGCGTGTTGCAGAGAGCTTTTGCAGATGCCCCTTCCCCAGTAGCCTTCCAAGTGGGACTCAGATTGCAGCCCAGCATGGAGAGAGACACCtacccctcagccccaccctgtCAACCCCTGAATCGAGCCAGAGTGAGGTAGAGTAGGTGAGGGACCTCAGGTTGTTTGCAGCCTGAGTCCTCACAGGTACTAAAGATCTCTGGAATGTCCTGGCAGGGGTGGGTCATTGTGGAAGGGACTTTGAGTGCTTAGGTTATCAGGATTATTTGAGGTGAAACTTGATCTCTGTGGGGCACAGGATCAGGAGGAGCCATTAGGTAGGAAAGGTGGATTCTCTGATTCTCGGGCTTCTCCTACTTCCCTGAGCCTCAGTCTCTGAGGTCTGCTTCATCAGCTGCCTGAGGCAGCCTGTGGTTGCCCTGGGTCAGCCTGCACTCGGCGTCGGAGTGTCAGCAGTCCTCCTGGGCTTGGCACATCCCTTATATACCTACCCAAGTTCTCTTTGGGGGTCTTTAATTTTCCATACGTAGCTGGCCGTGGTATCTGCTGGTTTCTTGGACCAGTGGGTCCTTTGAGTAAGGTTGGTGGTTGCTAGCGCTTGGGCTGAATTGAATTAGCACTAGGGTGTGAGTCAGAGCGACCCGAGTCCCAGTGTCCGGGAGCCCAGGAGGACCCCTCTGTGCACATTAGCTGGATCTAAAATGAGGTCTAAGGGAGCCTCTGCCGAAACTCATCTTGGCCTAGGAGGAGATCCCAAGCATGTCTGCCACGCAGGGAGAGAGGTCAGGAAGACGTTTGGGCTTCACTGAGATGGAGGCTCTCCCTACAGAGCATCCACGGGGAGTAAGGCACCTGGCTTGGCCTGCCCATACTGCCAGGGCCTTCCTTAGGCAGTGAAGAAGAATCTGAGGCAGGGCCTTCCGATACCTGCCCTGCCTCAGACGGCTCTCCCCAGCGTCATACACCACAACAGGAGCCCGATGAgggtgggtctttttttttttcttttttctttttttcggaactggggaccgaacccagggccttgtgcttgctaggcaagcgctctaccactgagctaaatccccaaccccgagggtgGGTCTTAATGAAGGCAGCTAAGGTTGGATTCTGCAGACTGCATGCTCAATCCTGCCtcgtggggtggggagaggaatggTCTTGTCCTCCTCCtggccttccctccttccctcctatgTGTCCTCCCTAGCTGTCTGTTGTGCCCCCCCAATGCCCAGCTCCCCAATGTCTGCCTCCATTActgtctcttccctttcctcctgtaaTACGGACTGATGAAACCCGCGTTGGTGTCTGCCATCCCCTGTAATCTTCTCTACGTAGGTTTAAGATGAGGGCAAATCAGGAAGCTAGAGTGAGACGATGAACCTGTACTGAATGGTGGCCTCCCCTACAGTTTGACAGCTTCCTGTGAGTCGTCTGGCCTAGGGCCTGCAGTTTCCCTCTGACTGGAAAAACCACCTTAGTTTCTAGGCTCCCGTAGTGAGACAGGGGCAAGGTAGACAGACTCTCGCATGCTCACCCTGCGGTGCTCCCGGGAGCCGCCAAGTGTCCTTAGTGACCAGTGCCCGCCTGTGCGCAGGTGACCAACGAGATCATTCCGATGCTGCCCTACTCCCACCTGGCCGTGCTGGTCCCCGTCTTCCTGCTCACCGACTACCTACGATACAAGCCAGTCCTGGTCCTCCAGTGCCTGAGCTTCGTGTGcgtgtggctgctgctgctcctggggACCTCCGTCGTGCACATGCAGCTCATGGAAGTCTTCTACAGCATCACCATGGCGGCGCGCATCGCCTACTCCTCCTACATATTCTCCCTGGTGCAGCCCTCCCGCTACCAGCGCATGGCCAGCTACTCGCGGGCCGCGGTCCTACTGGGCGTCTTCATCAGCTCCGTGCTGGGCCAGGTGCTGGTCACCCTAGGAGGCATCTCCACCTATATGCTCAACTGCATCTCCCTGGGCTTCATCCTCTTCAGCCTGAGCCTCTCGCTCTTCCTAAAGCGTCCTAAGCGGAGCCTCTTTTTCAACCGGAGCGCACTTGTGCAAGGAGCCTTGCCCTGTGAGCTGGATCAGATGCACCCGGGGCCTGGCCATCCAGAGCCCAGGAAACTGGAGCGCGTGCTGGGCACTTGCAGGGACTCCTTCCTGGTACGCATGCTAAGCGAACTGGTGAAGAACATCCGGCAACCACAGCTGCGTCTCTGGTGCCTCTGGTGGGTCTTCAACTCGGCAGGCTACTACCTGATCACCTACTATGTCCATGTCCTGTGGAAAATCACTGACAGCAGACTCAACTACAACGGTGCCGTAGATGCCGCCTCCACGCTTCTGAGTATGCACTGGAGGGCCCTTGTGGGTCCCAGCTGGACCCCAGCGGGCCTGTAGTCTGCTAGCCCTACCCCTTGCCCTGGGCTAGACCACCGATGTAGGCTGCCCCATCCCTCGCCCTACCCTGCCACCCTAAGTCAACCTGACTCCCTACCCATGGTTCTGCTTACCCAAGCTCAGCCGTGATCAAATGCCTCCTACCTCCAGGCGCCATCACGGCCTTCACCGCGGGCTTCGTGAACATCCGCTGGGCTCTGTGGTCAAAGCTGGTCATCGCGAGTGTCATAGccatccaggctggcctggtttTCTGTATGTTCCAGATCCCGGACATCTGGGTCTGCTATGTGACCTTCGTGCTTTTCCGTGGGGCCTACCAGTTCCTTGTGCCCATTGCCACGTGAGTGAGATGGTATGGAGGGGCTTCTGGAAGGTTCTCTTGGGGAGCACAAGACAATGTAGGAGGCCTGACTTGTCTTGACACTCCTGGCTGTGTCTACACTGGTTTCCCTAGGCCCCACAACCCCTGTAAGAACAGAATGCCTTGCAGAAGAGCAGCCTCGGCGCTCTCCCGTCTCCCCCAATCCTTCCTGAACCCCTATAGTGTTGCTGTCAAATAGACCACCTAAAGTTGACCGGGACCCCACCTTCTCACCTGGGACaccctcctccatttctttacCTGCACCCGGTCCTGCTGCTTTTGACCCCCTCCCTTTAGACTTGACCCTACttgctctcccagctc
This window harbors:
- the Slc19a1 gene encoding reduced folate transporter; the protein is MVPTGQVAEKQACEEPRQDRELKSWRWLVFYLCFFGFMAQLRPGESFITPYLLERNFTKEQVTNEIIPMLPYSHLAVLVPVFLLTDYLRYKPVLVLQCLSFVCVWLLLLLGTSVVHMQLMEVFYSITMAARIAYSSYIFSLVQPSRYQRMASYSRAAVLLGVFISSVLGQVLVTLGGISTYMLNCISLGFILFSLSLSLFLKRPKRSLFFNRSALVQGALPCELDQMHPGPGHPEPRKLERVLGTCRDSFLVRMLSELVKNIRQPQLRLWCLWWVFNSAGYYLITYYVHVLWKITDSRLNYNGAVDAASTLLSAITAFTAGFVNIRWALWSKLVIASVIAIQAGLVFCMFQIPDIWVCYVTFVLFRGAYQFLVPIATFQIASSLSKELCALVFGINTFLATALKTSITLVVSDKRGLGLQVHQQFRICFMYFLTLSIICLAWAGLDGLRYYRRGRHQPLAQAQALSPLEDSVQAISLQDGDPRRPQPSAPQLLPEDGSVEDGRADLRVEAKA